A portion of the Pseudoalteromonas luteoviolacea genome contains these proteins:
- a CDS encoding cytochrome b, whose protein sequence is MILMIIVSSVISIIALLSMIFGEAVQDLSERLPGHGESIISLAIILSSLFTACFINHRSPKIRVFGTLLASTGCLAVACWFFLFIINTGFLTNPKPYDTPLDAFKPTLLWFQSIVALAVGIGLLCIAYKQSRSCTPLPLNNTNDDTKYGLVARVLHWTTAFLFILMIPLGIFATIIPEGTPYRIEYYVVHKTIGALIFILVIVRLAWKLYSHQPKPTSGLSAFERLLSKAVHTVLYFLLLAIPVSGFIMTSYFGAPTYLFGWEVQPFWQPSEHGVVIWGVVHKYLLPYLIYLVLGAHILGALKHYLFDKQDKVLVKILG, encoded by the coding sequence ATGATCTTAATGATAATTGTATCGAGTGTTATATCAATCATCGCACTGCTATCAATGATATTTGGCGAAGCGGTCCAAGATTTATCGGAACGCCTTCCTGGCCACGGCGAAAGTATCATTTCGCTGGCAATCATACTGAGCTCACTCTTTACCGCTTGTTTTATCAATCACCGCTCACCAAAAATTAGAGTTTTTGGCACCTTGCTCGCTTCTACCGGTTGCTTAGCTGTGGCATGCTGGTTTTTCTTATTTATTATCAACACAGGTTTTCTTACCAACCCAAAACCCTATGATACGCCACTAGATGCTTTCAAACCGACGCTTTTATGGTTCCAATCCATAGTAGCTCTTGCGGTTGGGATAGGCTTACTTTGTATCGCCTACAAACAGAGCCGCTCATGTACACCTTTACCTTTAAACAATACAAATGACGACACCAAATATGGACTAGTTGCAAGAGTACTGCATTGGACAACAGCCTTTTTATTTATTTTAATGATACCTCTGGGCATTTTCGCCACCATAATCCCTGAAGGAACGCCCTATCGTATTGAGTATTACGTCGTACACAAAACCATAGGGGCATTAATTTTTATACTGGTCATTGTTCGACTTGCGTGGAAGCTCTACAGCCACCAGCCAAAACCAACATCAGGGCTAAGCGCCTTTGAGCGTTTACTTTCAAAAGCTGTGCATACTGTGCTGTATTTTTTATTGCTTGCTATACCTGTATCTGGATTCATCATGACCAGTTATTTTGGGGCCCCAACCTACCTATTTGGTTGGGAAGTACAACCATTTTGGCAGCCAAGTGAACATGGTGTAGTTATTTGGGGGGTGGTGCATAAATACTTATTACCGTATTTAATCTACCTAGTGCTGGGTGCACATATTTTAGGTGCATTAAAACATTATTTATTTGATAAACAAGACAAGGTACTCGTCAAAATCCTCGGATAA
- a CDS encoding Rrf2 family transcriptional regulator, translating into MKIGKGVEWVAHACAILALLPPKRALSKESLAEFLGVPAPYLAKQLQALSRSGIVLTHRGAKGGYRLAKSADLISLWDITASVEGTAPSFRCTEVRQNGPCGASEKECAGPCHIASAFARAEAQYRDSLGKVLLTDLVAAGTNEATDSRKQDIGLWLEQHATSVA; encoded by the coding sequence ATGAAGATTGGAAAAGGGGTAGAGTGGGTAGCTCACGCCTGCGCCATTTTGGCGCTATTGCCACCTAAACGTGCATTGTCAAAAGAATCACTTGCAGAGTTTTTAGGAGTGCCAGCACCATATTTAGCTAAACAGTTACAAGCGCTTAGCCGATCAGGTATTGTACTGACTCACCGAGGTGCAAAAGGGGGATATCGTTTGGCTAAAAGTGCAGACTTGATTTCACTTTGGGATATTACGGCGTCAGTTGAAGGGACTGCTCCCAGCTTTCGTTGCACAGAAGTAAGGCAGAATGGGCCTTGTGGCGCTTCGGAAAAAGAGTGTGCAGGGCCATGTCACATTGCTTCTGCTTTTGCTCGTGCAGAGGCCCAATATAGAGATAGCCTTGGGAAAGTGCTATTAACTGACCTTGTTGCGGCTGGTACAAACGAAGCGACAGATAGTCGTAAACAAGATATTGGTTTGTGGCTTGAGCAACATGCCACTAGTGTTGCTTAG